One Candidatus Methanomethylicota archaeon genomic window carries:
- the cas4 gene encoding CRISPR-associated protein Cas4: protein MFFLDRLDLDRRFRLLRKELEGKNISEELRGWNFDSPPVEPSSRSILFSVSTLASRYCESM from the coding sequence GTGTTCTTTCTTGATAGACTTGATCTAGATAGACGTTTTAGACTTTTACGTAAGGAACTTGAAGGTAAGAATATTAGTGAAGAATTAAGAGGTTGGAATTTTGATTCTCCTCCTGTTGAACCTTCTTCACGTTCAATTCTTTTTAGTGTTAGTACATTAGCAAGTCGTTATTGTGAATCAATGA